ATATGCAAAAAGTCAGAGTAGGAGGTCAGGCGGTTATAGAGGGCGTTATGATGCGCTCACAAAACGCCATGACCGTAGCCGTCAGAAAACCTGACGGATCTATCAAAGTAAAGGAGGAGTTTGTGAGCTCCCTCACCGAGAGGTTCCCGATCCTCAAAAGGCCCTTCTTCAGGGGGGTTGTCATACTGATAGAGTCGATGGTCTACGGAATAGGCGCCCTGACATTTTCCGCCAACGAGGCGGTCGAGGAAGAAGAAAAGACATCTAAAAACGGGGGCGGAGGGGAGCTCTCCCCTTGGATGACGGCCGTTACCATCGCCGTCTCCTTCGCCTTTGCGATTCTCCTCTTCGTGGTGGTACCGCATTTCGCAACGCTCTACATAGGCGAAATCCTCCCCATAAACATGGGGATAGAGACCTTCACCTTTCACTTCATCGACGGCATCCTAAAGGTCTCGGTCTTCTTGATCTACATCGTCTCCATCTCTCTTATGCCCGACATAAAAAGGGTCTTCATGTATCATGGGGCGGAGCACAAATCGATCTTCACCTACGAGGCGGGGGAGGAGCTTTCGGTAGACAATGCCCGGAAATACTCGACCTTTCACCCGAGGTGCGGAACATCGTTTATCATCATAGTCCTGCTCATCAGCATCGTTATATTCGCCGTGACGTTTCCCTTCCTTCCGCTCTTTCCGGATATGAACAAGATATTGAAGAATCTCATCTACATCCTTATAAAGATACCGCTGCTTGTTCCGATCGCGGGGATATCCTACGAGGTAATAAGGCTTGCCGGGGAAAAGAGGGATAACGTCTTTTTGAAGGCTATATCGCTCCCCGGAGTATGGATACAAAAGATCACAACGAGAGAGCCCACCGATGATCAGGTAGAGGTGGCCC
The DNA window shown above is from Candidatus Zymogenus saltonus and carries:
- a CDS encoding DUF1385 domain-containing protein is translated as MQKVRVGGQAVIEGVMMRSQNAMTVAVRKPDGSIKVKEEFVSSLTERFPILKRPFFRGVVILIESMVYGIGALTFSANEAVEEEEKTSKNGGGGELSPWMTAVTIAVSFAFAILLFVVVPHFATLYIGEILPINMGIETFTFHFIDGILKVSVFLIYIVSISLMPDIKRVFMYHGAEHKSIFTYEAGEELSVDNARKYSTFHPRCGTSFIIIVLLISIVIFAVTFPFLPLFPDMNKILKNLIYILIKIPLLVPIAGISYEVIRLAGEKRDNVFLKAISLPGVWIQKITTREPTDDQVEVALAALTKAVDMELSTGTNTPRGE